The following proteins come from a genomic window of Alosa sapidissima isolate fAloSap1 chromosome 20, fAloSap1.pri, whole genome shotgun sequence:
- the LOC121694340 gene encoding sideroflexin-5-like — protein sequence MAEPAACPPFQLGRPRYDQSSFLGRLKHFIDIIDPSTLFVSEGRLNECVKLLDDYKNGSLSPGVTDSQLWEAQKAKQAIIHPDTGEKIFMPFRMSGYVPFGTPIVVGLLLPNQTLATTVFWQWLNQSHNACVNYANRNATKPTPTSKFLQGYAGAVGSAVSIAVGLNILIQKSSKFSPATRVIIQRFVPFPAVASANICNVGLMRHNELHEGIDVLDDNGNVVGSSRIAAKHALMETAFTRVVLPFPIFVLPPMIMAYLEKLPLLQAHRRLMLPIHSFVCLAVFGLSLPLAISLFPQMSQIEVSHLEPEIAMATDCKVVTYNKGL from the exons ATGGCGGAACCTGCAGCTTGTCCGCCTTTTCAGTTGGGAAGACCTCGATATGATCAG AGCTCATTTCTGGGGAGGCTGAAGCATTTCATTGACATCATTGACCCCAGCACACTCTTTGTCTCAGAG GGTCGATTAAATGAATGTGTGAAGCTCCTGGATGACTATAAGAATGGTAGCCTTTCCCCTGGAGTAACTGACTCACAG CTCTGGGAAGCACAAAAAGCCAAACAG GCTATCATTCATCCTGATACAGGGGAAAAGATCTTTATGCCTTTTCGCATGTCAG GCTATGTCCCATTTGGAACACCAATA GTTGTGGGCCTTCTGCTTCCTAATCAAACACTGGCTACAACTGTTTTTTGGCAG TGGTTGAATCAGAGTCATAACGCCTGTGTGAACTATGCAAACCGCAATGCCACAAAG CCCACACCAACTTCCAAGTTTCTGCAAGGCTACGCTGGAGCTGTCGGTAGTGCTGTCTCAATTGCA GTGGGGCTTAACATACTGATCCAGAAATCCAGCAAATTCAGTCCAGCAACTCGTGTCATTATTCAGAGATTCGTCCCCTTCCCTGCTGTGG CCAGCGCCAACATCTGTAACGTGGGCCTAATGAGGCACAACGAGCTCCACGAGGGGATCGATGTGCTGGACGACAACGGGAACGTCGTGGGCTCGTCCCGGATTGCTGCCAAACAC GCACTGATGGAGACAGCCTTTACAAGAGTGGTTCTACCGTTTCCCATCTTTGTCCTTCCGCCAATGATAATGGCCTACCTCGAAAA ACTGCCACTGCTCCAGGCTCACCGCAGGCTGATGCTGCCCATCCACAGCTTtgtgtgtctggctgtgttCGGCCTGTCCTTGCCTTTGGCCATCAGCCTGTTCCCACAGATGTCTCAG